The sequence TATGAGTGATTATGTACTTGTGCCTAAGGTCAGTACAAGTTTGATTTTATGTTTTTCATCATTTTGGTTGGTTTTTAATTTTTCAGGAATTGGACATTGCCATAGTTAAGGCCACAAATCATGTTGAGCGACCTGCAAAGGAAAAACACATTAGAGGTGGATGCTCTCTTCCCCTCGATTGCTCCTATCAAAGATAAAACCTGCACATTTACTGAGCCTGTAATAAGTTTGGTGCACTGTATATTAAACAATTGATGAATGGGGGAGCTTACGTGTTTGTTTTATATTTCCTTTTGCAGCTGTTTTTGCCGCTGTTTCAGCTACTAGGCCTCGAGCTGATGTTGCTTATTGCATTCATGCTCTTGCTAGAAGGTTATCAAAAACACATAACTGGGCGGTATGTGCATCACATTGATAATATTCTGTGATGGAATAGCTATTTATAGAATCACGAAAAGCAAATGAAAGCTATGTTGCTGCTTTCTCATTCTTGTCTTGGAAATTAGGCTCCCATGAATCTGTATTAGTGCTCTTTTCATGTTCAAAGTACTCTACTATTTATCAGAATTGCTCTGTATGCTGGAATAACATCAGGTATAGTGAATGGATAAATGCTGGCAAGTGGTTTGACTTTCTCTTATCCTTAAACTTGACCTGGACAATCATGGGAAATTAGAATTCTAAAGGAGCCTCTGGGTAATAATTTGAGTGACTTTATTGCATACCTGGCTAGAGAGATTGATGTAAACAAGCCAAAATACCCATCAAATTttgtatgaaattttatattcTCCTTGCTAGGAATGAATGGAAATAGTTTTTCCTTTTTCAAATGATCAAACAAATGAAGAATTTGGTGATATGTTATATCATATTTGTACatgaaattgattgatatttCTTCCATATGTCATCATGTCCATCTTGCTCTAAAACagagcattttaaatttttaatagagGATTATAGTTGTTATGGGTCAAAAAATCACGATTAGGATCTCGCCATGTGTGACCCTACAAGCTAGAAGGAAGCGGTGCGTGGTCCTCCCTGTCACAGGACCTTTGATGATTATGTtagtaaataaatataaaataatagaaACTTAATATAAAATtagaaataaacataaaataagTGGGATAGAAAAATGGGCATGTTCCTTCAAGAGTGGCATGTAGTAGTTGTCTTTGTGGATGGATTGAAGCAAAGGACCTCTGATGGTGTAGGGATGTTTGAACTCTTATAAGATGACCGCTTGAGGGGCCTTTGATGTGGAGCCTCCGATAGTTAAGTTAGTAATTGACTGAGTAAGAGCTCTTGATTTTGTATTAGGCTTAATGTAAATGAGAATGTTATTCTTACTTTAGGACTTTCTGTACCTTGTTAGACTGCTCGGAGAAGAATTTATATATGCTTAGAAGTATGGTGATTGAGACAGGTGGCACTCTCTAGCTAGGAGTAGGTGTAATCATGGAGATGTCGAGTGGTTAGCATGATATGGTTTGCTAGGTGCCTCTGGAGTGTCCGAGTGACTTGTGTTAGACTCCATGTTTGAGATATCTTCTTGCATACTTTGGTGCATGTTTCATTTATTTGCAGAATGTTTTATGTTAAATCAGTGGTCAACATGCTGCCAATCTCCTACCTTAGTGTGAGTTGCTCTTTGTGGTTGATCACCTTTTAAGAACTGACATGAGGTAGGTTTTGATGAGCTTGATGTTTGGTCTGTCATGATTGGCCAATGTCCTTTAAGGATGCAAGAATCCAAGTCAGGAATACCGATCCAAGTCTAGAGAGTTGGAGTAGGGGACCAAATCAACTCGAGTCCTTCCCATCCTTTGTTGTAGAACTCTCAAGTCAAACATCAATGTCCTGCAGGGGAGCTAGCGGTGCCACTTATCATCATCTTGTGAGGCGCATATTAGTCCATATCAATAGTTGTGAAGCTTTGAACACTTTAGATCATGTCAGCAGtggtttattttcttttatttttaagtcATGTGGTTAATTAATCAAAACCTGTGTATCATTGGTTTGGTTGCTCATTATTTGTTATTCTTAGAGATTGATGCTTCAATGGGTCTCATGTTCGTATAATCTTGTCATGTGTGCACATTGTCAATGTATCTCTGTGCATTTCACTATAATATGTGTGCCTGACTGTTGGTTGGTTCTTAGGTTGCATTGAAAACTTTGATTGTTATTCACCGTGCTTTAAGAGAAGTGGACCCCACATTTCATGAGGAACTCATTAATTATGGACGAAGCAGGAGTCATATGCTTAGCATGTCTCATTTCAAAGATGATTCCAGTCCAAATGGTATCTTTTTTCTTTTACAATTTTTTCTGTTCTTTTTGAATGGATTATTTTGTTAAATGATTGTTTAACATCTAGTGTTGCATCCTGGGCAGCATGGGATTATTCTGCCTGGGTTCGCACCTATGCCTTATTTTTGGAGGAAAGGCTGGAATGCTTCCGTGTTCTGAAGTATGATGTTGAGACGGATCGACCTGTaagaactttaatttattttcactggCACCTCTATTATCAttgttttcaatttattttttttttcagggaGAATTAATTGCGTTTCCATATCATAATTTGATGATTTGATATGAGCTATATGGATTTTCAATCTCCTGGATATTAGTTTATGATCTAGGAAAAAAGAGAGGACCCCATGCTGGATGGAAGTCAATTTGAAGTGAACTCTATGCATGAATTTGTTTAAAATTTGCTTTTAGTTAGATTGTTACTTGGACTCATTTTTGTGAAATAAATTGCCTTGTTTTTAAAGCAGCCACTACAATATCTGTCTCTGGCATGTGCTGGGTTTAGTTTTATATCATAGCATCATATACCATTAAAAATTTGTTCGGAAGACAAGCCTGTAACCTCACATTTGCTACAGTTgcatatttcaataatttttttctttcctttttgaataTTATCACATTTACTTATTTACATACAAAAGTGCACATTTGTAAGTCGGGAAATTTTGGTTTACTGAGTCGAGATGTAATTCTTGCAACTTTATTTCAGTTCCTGTCATCCTCAGATAACATATTTGTTTGCTTGCTAGCATTAAATTTTTGGTGAATACAAACTGTTTCTGGATATATATTGATAAAACTTTGATGCAGAGGACTAAAGATCTGGATACTGCTGAGTTGCTGGAGCAGCTGCCTGCTTTGCAACAACTTCTTTTCCGTGTTCTTGGTTGTCAGGTAATTATTGAATATGTACAAATCATTTTGGTGGATTTATGCAATAGAATGGCATCTCATTGTTAAATGCAAATAGTGAGCCTCACAAGGCCTAAATTTAATCTTCAGTTTTccatcagtttttttttttttttaactgaaatgagGAATTCTCATATCTTTGGTGCAGCCACAAGGGGCAGCAGTTAATAACTTTGTCATTCAGTTAGCACTTTCATTGGTAAGTGGAATTTGTAAATCTTGCTTGTCCTTTGTGCTAGTTGGATTGATGTGGGGATGTCATTCAATTGTTATATAATTTGTCCTCTCATTATCTGTCAACAATAGGTTGCTTCTGAAAGTGTTAAAATCTATCAAGCTATAAGCGATGGTACTGCCAATTTGGTTGACAAGGTAATCACTAACCAATGAACTTGGtttttaagagcagaatctaggACCATTCAGAAAATCATCTACTTACTGTAATATTACTGATGGCAGTTCTTTGAGATGCAACGGCATGATTCCTTGAGGGCTTTGGATATATATTGGAGAGCTTGTCAGCAGGTAATTTTTTGGGATTCTGTGCAACAAGCCAATGACAGTTAGATCATATGTTATTGTTGgtgaggaaaaaaaaaactattttgatGGGCATGCTTTTGAACTATCTATGCATTCAGGCAGAGAGACTTTCAGAATTTTATGAGATATGTAAAAGTATGGATATTGGGCGTGGAGAAAGATTTATTAAGATTGAGCAGGTTCATATTCTCGCTCTTGGTGTCTTCTGGATTAATGCTTCTTTGTTATTCTACAAAAAActtcttaattaattttattgttgCTAATAAAGCCTCCTGCATCATTCCTACAAACCATGGAAGAGTATGTGCGAGAAGCTCCACGGATGTCCACGGTTCGCAAAGATCAGGTACAGAGAAACTATGTTTAATGGGTTTTTGTTGATGGGAAGATCAGAGCAGCAAAATAACATCAGATATCATTGATCATTGGATACTATATAAACTGATCAAAATAGCTTGTGGTCATATACAGAAAAAGCCTTGTCTATGGTAGGATATCTTAAAAGATTAAGATACCGTTTTTGTTTGTTCATATTGCACAAGGCATTCGAGCATTGTCAGTAATGTGATGTTATTGACTTCACTTTCTAACTTTCATGAATCAGAGATTGGTAGAAGTGTTGTTAATGTCATGTGATGTTGTGCATATGTGCCATGCCTTGTAATAATTTGTGAAGCTCTTATTTCCTAGTAGATGTCCACCTGCCCATATTTGTTAGCAGTTCTGCCCAGATCTCACAATAATCATTCCTTGACAATATAATCATTACTCGAGCAGGTTTCTGATAATAAAATTGCTGCCCCAAAAGAAATCTTAGCTATAGAGTACAAAAAGGAACCAGAGGTGAAGGAGGAACGTCCACCATCGCCACCTCCACCTGAACCAGTAAAAGTTGAAGAGCCAGTTGTTGAACAACCTGATTTGTTGGTAAGTTTATGAACTGTTTCCTTGGAGAGTGTATTCCTCTTGTGAGAGCATCCTGAACATTTTGTAGTTTCCTTACATGCTGCTCTTTCCTCTCTTTTTGACTGCTAGGCCTTGGATGATCCTGTTCCAGCTGCTTCAGAACTGGATGAGAAGAATGCCCTGGCTCTAGCTATTGTTCCAGTTTGTAAGTTTTTCTAGCTGTCCGTCTTAATTTACATGCTGAAGTATGACCTAAAATTCAATATTTCACCTTAGTTTTGGAATTCAACGAGATAAAAGCAGCAAATGTAATTTTTGTTATGAGTAATATTTTGAAAGTTAATGTTAGGAGGAACAAATCTTCAAAACATCAAGAAACAAAAATAAACTAAGAGCATGTAATAAGATTTGATTGGACAAACTATATTAATAGTTTGTTTACAGGTGGAAAAAGTTCTAATGTTTTTGTGTGGTTCTGCTATTGCAGCTGACCAAACAAGTACAACCATCCCAAGTCATGCAAATGGTACCACAGGATGGGAACTGGCACTTGTTACAGCTCCAAGTTCGAATGATAGTGCTGCAACTGCTAGCAAACTGGTACTGCTGCTATTAGTTATCCTATTTCTTAATATCTTAGTAGAACAGTATCAGTTGGATGTTGACTATTTTAAATAAATGCTCATATGCACAAAAGATGTGGTTGTGTTGTTGTGGTTATGTTGACTAACCCGACTCATTCATTTCCATTAACAAGGCGGGAGGGCTAGATAAACTCACATTAGACAGCTTATACGATGATGCAATTAGACGAAACAATCAGCCTGTGAGCTACAATCCTTGGGAGCCAGCCCCAATGGTTAATCCCATGATGCAAACAACTGCACATGATCCTTTCTTTGCCTCCAATGCAGTAGCTGCACCACATTCagtgcagatggctgcaatgacCAATCAACAGCAGGCTTTCATGTTGCAGCAGCGGcagcagatgatgatgatgatgggccCACAACAGCCGCCTTCAAATCCCTTCGGCAATCCTTACGGAGCTAGTGTCCATCCATATGGCTCAGGTGTGCCACCTGTTCAAGCCTATAATCCATATTCAGGCTTTAGATAGAAGCTTTGCAAGCCAGACACATTCTTTATCTGGAAACATGAGGAAGAAAGATGTGCGAATTGATCAACTTTTAGATTTTGAGATTGGGGAAGAGTCGACAGTTGTGTACAATATGTTTGTGTATGTGTTCAGTAGTCAGTTAGAATgagattcttcttcttcaataatGAGCGGGAGGCAAGCTTTGAATTAGTGATTATTTACATTGATGAAGGTTAGTAATAATGCTTTGCTTTTCAAACTACTTAAGTTTCATCAACCTGCTTTGTTGTTGATTAAACATAAGCAGGAATTATATCTTGTTATTCTTTTCGCTGTTAAATTTTACTCATAGATGATAGAAATGATTTGTAATCTTTGTGATTATTACCACATTAATGTAATGTAATGAAGAGACAACAGGTTTGATTTGTGGCTCTCGGAATCTCTTTGTTTTCTAATCACATTATTACGTGGATGAAGGCATTTAGCCACCAGAAAGAAATTATTAAGGCTAAATTATCATTAAGTCTTTTTAGTTTgtgaaaattaactatttaattgctattttttaaaaatctaatTATTATATCCTTGCTTTAGCCTTAAATACTTATACTGCATAGTCTATAAAATTTTAACCATTCATCCTATTTAATTCCTTTGATTAAGGCTTAAACAAGTTAACTAATATTTTCCTTGATAGAAATTTAATGGAGGAATTAAGGAGTTTGATTTTTCAAAGTATAAGGGTTATAAAAGAATAACTATAAGTGATGCTATATGAGGAGAATTCTATTTGGCtgtttttgaatttaaaatttaaatttgatttaaaatttagaatttcaaattcataaatgTGAATATCTTTTATTTGActagtaaaataaattttcatttaaatacCTGATATTCTAAAAATAGTTATTTTAAATCTAAATTTGTATTATGAATATATGAAATTTGAACTAAATTCAAACCTAGAATATTTAAACAATATTTTTCGTTCAAATTCAAATTTATAAGATCAAATCAGTTCGATGCAAACAtaatatttagaaattttaattattataaaattaataaagtttaaaaatttttattatataagaattatattaatattttaattattatagatTTCTCTTCTGCATCACTTAGTAGTTAATTTTGACTTTAcccaattatttttatattatacacTGTAAAATTTTACTTTCTAACAATatgtaaaacttttttttttcttttttttttaatttatttttgaagaAATAAGCTGTGGAGAGAATGGCTTGTCCTGGAGGACTGAACAGCGAATTGGATGAAAAGAGCAGCGATGTTGATACGTCATCGCATTTAcccaaataaattaatttaatcccTTTTTTCAATCACAAGTTACTTAAAAAAACAATTTATTAATTGCCTCATTTTAAGAAGAATTTACTCAATATTAATTTGCACAATTGAgataaaaagaaattttattttttattttttaaatttgcttTAATGCATGGTTCGGGtgctattcattttttttttctttttatttataaaaaattgtcTTTGTAATCTATAATAAGTAAATAAGGATTAATTCTTAAAATAtccattattttattatttcaaaatttatatttttaagttctaTATTATCACTGTGAAAAAGgtacaaaattaaaaaaagtaaaatatttcgtaatataataatattatattttaaaattattaattttgattaatacataaaaataaatttactagatcaataataataataataatattattattattattattattattattattattataaagtttaaatgataaaaaaattaatttaaattcttcaatttttattttcAGATTTAGTCAAATCTAAAGATTTTATCAGTTTCATCTTATatcttttatattatttttaattttaataataaatttaattgaaataattaaatttattaattgataaGAATAATTCAAATCTTTTCACTATTATCAGTTTTaatcaattcttttaattttattaatttatttaattatttttcatatttacaataatttaataatttttttaatggataaaaaatatttaataaataaataatatatttaattattttaccttaattttttaaaaatattttctctatttatatttttaattctcatatttatcactatttcatattaaatttaatatcaaataaaagaaattggataatttaaatataaaataagtgTATATAATATAACCGAAGTGGtatgtaattttaatatatatatatatatgaagggaaattaatcaaaataaaaattttatttaatttaataaaataatatttttatttatttaaaaataattttaaaattaaaaaaattactaatacaGATATTACAATCACCACGTTAATAATAATTCTCAACCATACAACTAATCCTAAATCTCAACGATAcccaaatattttatttattttcagaacatatataattattttattatatttatttcagaaaatatataataatattcacttatatattcaataaaattaatattatacataGTACTTATTTTTTATGTTTGAAAAGCTTGtcattgaatttaaaataaaaaatatatatataattttttttgggGGTGTATTTATATATGaactattttaattatataaatatattttattaataaattaaaatctttatatttatttatatagctaattatttattaattaataatttagtgTGAAAAATCTACGACATTAAGATCTAAACTATAAATTCTATCTTATTTTCTATTTctcttaaataaaaattattattgttcCAAAATTAGTATTATTTTCTTtacattattaatatataattattgataaaaatacaattcaaaaaataatttttaagtgagtaaaatttttatttattaaatgaattgaattatttggtAGATTATTTAGCAGCAAAATCGCAAATTACATGGCTGATGACGTGGCAGGATCAAGCCACATTGGCaagataaatattaaataaattattaaaaaaaaaaaaaaaaaaaaagaaaagaagaagagaaaacaaTGATTGTTGAAagagaattaaaaagaaaatatcaaaGCAAAGTAAGAAACCCAAAAGCTACCTAAAAATCCAAAACAGGAAGGGCACCGCGCAATCAATCTCTCTCTGATGTCCTCTCTCACAAATCCCTAATTCAATTCCACCTAAAATATGTATTGGTTCTTCAAGTCTCTCCAATCCGACGATCCagattcttcatcttcttctccatCATCTTCACACCCACATGATAGCCCCACGATTCGTGGCGGAGGAGTTAAACAGGACTTTTCCGTCATCGGGGAGTCCGTTGGCCGCCAATTGCGTGGCGTCGCCAACTTTCTGGCTCCGCCTCCGTCACCGCCGTCGTCCTCTTCTCTAGATAAGTCACTGCCATCGGATGATTCTTCTTCTCTATCGTCACAGTCGCAAGCTCTCCTTGGGATCCGAAATGATCTTGCTGAAATAGGAGGTAGCTTAAGGAGTGGTCTGTCTTTACTCTCCAGCAATAAAGCTGTTAGCGAGATCTCCAAATTTACCTCCAGCTTTTTGCAATTCCAAAGTGATAATAATGAGGAAAAAGATGAAGATGATTATGTGCCGGGGATTACAGAGGACGTTATTGGTTTTGTTCAGGAGATTTCTATGAGACCTGAATGCTGGACTGATTTTCCATTGTCACTAGAaaatggtaattttttttttttaatttaattcacctACATGTTTATAGAATCATTTAAACTTATTGCTCCTTGAAATTTGAACTTAACAATTCTCCAGGTTTGGCAATAAAAGAATTCATTAATGCGTGTGGGTAGTGTATTGCAGTCACATAGTATAATAAGTAGTACAATAAGACTTTTTTTTGGGGGGTTGGTGGGGGGAGAAGGGGGAATGGTTGAGAAGATATGGAGCTTTCCTGTATGTTTGCCAGTGCTGCTGGTTCATCTACTATATTTGGAAGGACATCTGAAAAATCTATTAATAGTATGTATTGATTTTTGGTTATTTATCCCATATTGGCCTTTTGTGTATGTTGTGTATTATTGTGATTGAGTTAGTAGGATACCATATATACATTGTTTCAGTTGGATACCATATATACATTGTTTCTATGGCTATATATATGGGCATTTATGCCTTCTGTAAAACGAAAAAGAGAATGAATTAAATGTAGCCATTGAGGTTTTGTGGGTTTTGTGTATGTGGATGTAAGTTATCTGGCCAAATTACATA comes from Hevea brasiliensis isolate MT/VB/25A 57/8 unplaced genomic scaffold, ASM3005281v1 Scaf110, whole genome shotgun sequence and encodes:
- the LOC110648221 gene encoding putative clathrin assembly protein At5g35200 isoform X2, whose translation is MSGGGTQKSLRKALGALKDTTTVSLAKVNSDYKELDIAIVKATNHVERPAKEKHIRAVFAAVSATRPRADVAYCIHALARRLSKTHNWAVALKTLIVIHRALREVDPTFHEELINYGRSRSHMLSMSHFKDDSSPNAWDYSAWVRTYALFLEERLECFRVLKYDVETDRPRTKDLDTAELLEQLPALQQLLFRVLGCQPQGAAVNNFVIQLALSLVASESVKIYQAISDGTANLVDKFFEMQRHDSLRALDIYWRACQQAERLSEFYEICKSMDIGRGERFIKIEQPPASFLQTMEEYVREAPRMSTVRKDQVSDNKIAAPKEILAIEYKKEPEVKEERPPSPPPPEPVKVEEPVVEQPDLLALDDPVPAASELDEKNALALAIVPVSDQTSTTIPSHANGTTGWELALVTAPSSNDSAATASKLAGGLDKLTLDSLYDDAIRRNNQPVSYNPWEPAPMVNPMMQTTAHDPFFASNAVAAPHSVQMAAMTNQQQAFMLQQRQQMMMMMGPQQPPSNPFGNPYGASVHPYGSGVPPVQAYNPYSGFR
- the LOC110648221 gene encoding putative clathrin assembly protein At5g35200 isoform X1 produces the protein MQKPNEFCDWEGERMSGGGTQKSLRKALGALKDTTTVSLAKVNSDYKELDIAIVKATNHVERPAKEKHIRAVFAAVSATRPRADVAYCIHALARRLSKTHNWAVALKTLIVIHRALREVDPTFHEELINYGRSRSHMLSMSHFKDDSSPNAWDYSAWVRTYALFLEERLECFRVLKYDVETDRPRTKDLDTAELLEQLPALQQLLFRVLGCQPQGAAVNNFVIQLALSLVASESVKIYQAISDGTANLVDKFFEMQRHDSLRALDIYWRACQQAERLSEFYEICKSMDIGRGERFIKIEQPPASFLQTMEEYVREAPRMSTVRKDQVSDNKIAAPKEILAIEYKKEPEVKEERPPSPPPPEPVKVEEPVVEQPDLLALDDPVPAASELDEKNALALAIVPVSDQTSTTIPSHANGTTGWELALVTAPSSNDSAATASKLAGGLDKLTLDSLYDDAIRRNNQPVSYNPWEPAPMVNPMMQTTAHDPFFASNAVAAPHSVQMAAMTNQQQAFMLQQRQQMMMMMGPQQPPSNPFGNPYGASVHPYGSGVPPVQAYNPYSGFR